The Campylobacter concisus genome has a window encoding:
- a CDS encoding Fur family transcriptional regulator, whose amino-acid sequence MQYVSLLKQSGLKVTPQRLSVLRILDRHTHPTIDELYDEILKENPSVSLATVYKNLNTLKDEGLVVEVNIVNQKARYDIYEHPHIHVVCENCGSVEDMSYDDSELGKYQEALEKKIGNIIERLNIVASVKSCKHCR is encoded by the coding sequence ATGCAATATGTATCGTTGCTAAAACAGTCTGGGCTTAAAGTAACGCCGCAGCGTCTTAGCGTTTTAAGAATTCTTGATCGTCACACACATCCAACGATCGATGAGCTTTATGATGAAATTTTGAAAGAAAATCCATCAGTTTCGCTCGCAACAGTCTATAAAAACCTAAACACTCTAAAAGACGAAGGCCTTGTAGTTGAGGTAAATATCGTCAATCAAAAGGCGAGATACGACATCTACGAGCATCCGCACATTCACGTGGTTTGCGAAAACTGCGGTAGCGTCGAGGATATGAGCTATGATGACTCAGAGCTTGGCAAATACCAAGAAGCGCTTGAAAAAAAGATCGGTAACATCATCGAGCGCCTAAATATCGTTGCTAGCGTAAAAAGCTGTAAGCACTGCCGATAA
- the xseA gene encoding exodeoxyribonuclease VII large subunit yields MLSVSELNEKAKALLEATLDYVEVSGEISRLTKHASGHWYFTLKDEKSSISAVMYRMNNQKVKFLPKEGLKVKIYGKVTIYSPSGSYQLVASAMLPDGEGELELAFRQLKEKLENEGLFDIGAKKEIPNLPKKIALVTSATSAALQDMLKVVTSRWRLSEIYIFDALTQGENAPSSLIKALRKADRYGVDVIVLARGGGSKEDLWCFNDEGLAREIYATKTPVISAIGHEIDYVISDFVADRRSLTPSAAMLDLLPDEEAFFQYLDRLSDDLDSALNLKITKKQNLLNLLLSKFSSNALKARIELKISEVANKQNALTNAVSRKILVLGSALSSLEKAYEMRELFFESTKGLIEVRKDGKRADLRDLNLNDEIELISQNTHKKAIIKE; encoded by the coding sequence ATGCTTAGCGTATCTGAGCTAAACGAAAAAGCAAAGGCACTGCTTGAGGCAACCCTTGACTATGTCGAGGTAAGTGGCGAAATTTCGCGCCTAACAAAGCACGCCTCTGGCCACTGGTACTTCACGCTAAAGGACGAAAAGTCAAGCATCTCAGCTGTGATGTATCGTATGAATAACCAAAAGGTGAAATTTCTGCCAAAAGAGGGCTTGAAGGTCAAAATTTATGGCAAAGTGACCATTTACTCGCCAAGTGGGTCCTATCAGCTAGTGGCTAGTGCTATGCTGCCAGATGGCGAGGGCGAGCTTGAGCTTGCGTTTAGACAGCTTAAAGAAAAGCTCGAAAACGAGGGGCTTTTTGATATCGGCGCAAAAAAAGAGATACCAAATTTACCTAAAAAAATAGCTCTTGTCACAAGCGCCACTTCAGCTGCGCTTCAGGATATGCTAAAAGTCGTCACGAGCCGCTGGAGGCTAAGTGAAATTTATATATTTGACGCGCTAACTCAGGGCGAAAATGCCCCAAGCTCGCTTATAAAAGCTTTGCGAAAGGCCGATAGATACGGCGTTGATGTGATCGTGCTAGCGCGCGGAGGCGGCAGCAAAGAAGACCTTTGGTGCTTTAACGACGAGGGCTTGGCGCGTGAAATTTACGCTACCAAAACGCCTGTCATAAGCGCTATCGGCCACGAGATCGACTACGTCATAAGTGACTTTGTAGCAGACCGCAGGTCGCTTACGCCAAGTGCAGCCATGCTTGATCTGCTGCCTGATGAAGAGGCGTTTTTCCAGTATCTTGACAGGCTCAGCGACGATCTTGATAGTGCATTAAATTTAAAGATCACCAAAAAGCAAAATTTATTAAATTTACTACTTTCTAAATTTTCGTCAAACGCTCTAAAAGCTAGGATCGAGCTAAAAATTAGTGAGGTAGCAAACAAGCAAAATGCCCTAACAAACGCCGTTTCAAGGAAAATTTTAGTTCTTGGTTCGGCTCTTAGCTCGCTAGAGAAGGCTTATGAGATGAGGGAGCTCTTTTTTGAGAGTACGAAGGGGCTTATCGAGGTTAGAAAAGATGGCAAGAGAGCTGATCTTAGGGATTTAAATTTAAATGATGAGATCGAGCTTATCTCGCAAAATACACATAAAAAAGCAATTATCAAGGAGTAA
- the ubiE gene encoding bifunctional demethylmenaquinone methyltransferase/2-methoxy-6-polyprenyl-1,4-benzoquinol methylase UbiE: MQKQEKIVDMFNQIAPTYDVANRVLSLGVDVSWRKFACRYMLEIFKERGINIVDVACGTGDMMGLWSEMAKEFGVEVKSLTGIDPSSGMLKEARAKFPNFKFIEAYADNTTLASGEAQILSISYGIRNVVERKAALREFNRVLAPDGYVVVLEFTKRQKKGFITALRDFYLSKILPSIGGFISKNKEAYEYLPSSIENFLDAKSFCDELVEAGFEIELCKGFSMDISTLFIAKKVKEINA; the protein is encoded by the coding sequence ATGCAAAAACAAGAAAAGATAGTTGATATGTTTAACCAGATCGCTCCGACTTACGACGTCGCAAACAGGGTGCTAAGCCTTGGCGTGGATGTGAGCTGGAGGAAATTTGCCTGCAGGTATATGCTAGAAATTTTTAAAGAAAGAGGCATAAATATCGTGGATGTGGCTTGCGGTACTGGCGATATGATGGGGCTTTGGAGTGAAATGGCAAAAGAATTTGGCGTGGAGGTGAAAAGCCTTACTGGCATCGACCCATCAAGTGGCATGCTAAAAGAGGCGAGGGCGAAATTTCCAAATTTTAAATTTATAGAGGCCTACGCTGATAATACGACGCTTGCAAGTGGCGAGGCTCAAATTTTAAGCATAAGCTACGGCATCAGAAACGTGGTCGAGCGAAAGGCTGCACTAAGAGAGTTTAATAGAGTGCTTGCCCCAGATGGCTACGTCGTCGTGCTTGAATTTACCAAACGCCAGAAAAAGGGCTTTATAACTGCGCTAAGAGATTTTTATCTAAGTAAGATTTTGCCAAGTATAGGCGGCTTTATCTCGAAAAACAAAGAGGCGTACGAGTATCTGCCAAGCTCGATAGAAAATTTCCTCGATGCAAAGAGCTTTTGTGATGAGCTTGTGGAGGCTGGCTTTGAGATAGAGCTTTGCAAGGGCTTTAGCATGGACATCTCGACGCTATTTATCGCTAAAAAGGTCAAAGAAATCAATGCTTAG
- the serC gene encoding phosphoserine transaminase translates to MSRKINFSAGPSAIPLDVLEHAKAEFTDYRGEGYSIMEISHRSKTFEEIHFGAMEKIRKLYGIGDEYEILFLQGGAHLQFSMIPMNLYQGGRAEYANTGVWTNKAIKEAKVLGVNVDVVASSEDENFSYIPEVKFSDDADYAYICSNNTIYGTQYKSMPKTKSPLVVDASSDFFARPLDFSSIGLLYGGAQKNAGPSGVTIIILRKDLVDRVSSQNVPMFLRYKTHVEANSLYNTPPTFGIYLLNLTMQHLLDLGGLAEVEKINAKKASTLYSIIDSSNGFYVGHAKKSSRSDMNVSFTIPKDHALEPVFVEEALKEGMLGLKGHRHLGGIRASIYNAVSQSDVEKLGEFMREFARKHS, encoded by the coding sequence ATGAGTAGAAAAATCAACTTTAGCGCAGGCCCAAGCGCGATACCACTAGACGTTTTAGAGCACGCAAAGGCCGAATTTACCGACTACAGAGGCGAGGGCTACTCGATCATGGAGATTAGCCACAGAAGCAAGACCTTTGAGGAGATCCACTTCGGTGCGATGGAGAAGATAAGAAAGCTTTATGGCATCGGCGATGAGTATGAAATTTTATTTTTGCAAGGTGGCGCGCACTTGCAATTTAGCATGATACCGATGAATTTATATCAAGGTGGCAGGGCTGAGTACGCAAATACTGGCGTTTGGACAAACAAAGCCATCAAAGAGGCAAAAGTGCTTGGCGTAAATGTAGATGTCGTAGCAAGCAGCGAGGATGAAAATTTCTCTTATATCCCTGAGGTGAAATTTAGTGACGATGCTGACTATGCCTACATCTGCTCAAACAACACTATTTATGGCACGCAGTATAAATCTATGCCAAAGACCAAATCGCCCCTAGTTGTCGATGCTTCGAGTGATTTTTTCGCTAGACCGCTTGATTTTAGCAGTATCGGCTTGCTTTACGGCGGAGCTCAGAAAAATGCAGGCCCAAGCGGCGTGACTATCATCATTTTAAGAAAGGACCTAGTTGATCGCGTGAGCAGCCAAAACGTCCCTATGTTTTTACGCTACAAAACGCACGTAGAGGCAAACTCACTTTACAACACACCGCCAACTTTTGGAATTTATCTCTTAAATTTAACCATGCAGCACCTGCTAGATCTTGGCGGACTTGCCGAGGTTGAGAAGATAAACGCCAAAAAAGCAAGCACGCTTTACAGCATCATAGATAGCTCAAATGGCTTTTACGTGGGACACGCTAAAAAATCAAGCAGGTCAGATATGAACGTGAGCTTTACCATACCAAAAGATCATGCGCTTGAGCCAGTTTTCGTCGAAGAAGCGCTAAAAGAGGGCATGCTTGGACTAAAAGGCCACAGACATCTTGGCGGCATAAGAGCCTCTATATATAACGCCGTTAGCCAAAGCGACGTTGAGAAACTTGGCGAGTTCATGAGAGAATTTGCCAGAAAGCACAGCTGA
- a CDS encoding CHAD domain-containing protein → MGLEIERKFLLKNSQILDFLKEAGLVFKHLEISQFYTKITQNEEIRFRSEEGKFIKTVKVGKDLIREENEEFCEKAEFKKALKNRIGHVITKDRYIFRLNNNPCNIDVFKDGLNGLCTFEIEFSDENEAVYFKLPAFLEQFCKADVTCDKRYKNKFLAIHANENEQIDYKRAYNVFKNREISPNFAANLKSGEALRALFLSIFKEIKRLKSDYLQDHDEEILHNLRVNLRKVRSLLKIFNGVFDEKVTLFFGENFKILANSTNKKRDLDIFLGFLSEQKHANELIYFVQKALNLEYENVKSYLSDEENYAFLKEWEIFLNEGEFYRSKLFDVSLSRLGSFKLRTLLVLAQKRLKSLDQDCPNESFHKIRIELKKVRYTYEFLSEIFYFDGLKKYEERLKDMQEIFGALQDYDVWLGILERLPEAAGKEKLESKIYKQIYKTREEILKKRLKFIKATRKISRNLKIYYI, encoded by the coding sequence GTGGGTTTGGAGATAGAGCGTAAATTTTTACTCAAAAATTCTCAAATTCTAGATTTTCTAAAAGAGGCTGGGCTAGTTTTTAAGCACCTTGAAATTTCTCAGTTTTACACCAAGATCACGCAAAATGAAGAGATCCGCTTCAGAAGCGAAGAGGGTAAATTTATAAAAACGGTCAAGGTCGGCAAAGATCTTATAAGAGAAGAAAATGAGGAATTTTGCGAAAAGGCGGAGTTTAAAAAGGCTCTAAAAAACCGCATCGGGCACGTAATCACAAAAGATAGATACATTTTTCGGCTAAACAATAATCCCTGCAACATCGACGTTTTTAAAGACGGCTTAAATGGACTTTGCACATTTGAGATCGAATTTAGTGATGAAAACGAGGCTGTATATTTTAAACTGCCAGCTTTTTTGGAGCAGTTTTGTAAGGCCGATGTCACCTGCGATAAAAGATATAAAAACAAATTTCTTGCCATTCACGCAAATGAAAATGAACAAATCGACTACAAAAGAGCCTACAATGTTTTTAAAAACAGAGAAATTTCGCCAAATTTTGCTGCAAATTTAAAAAGTGGTGAGGCTCTTAGAGCTTTGTTTTTAAGCATCTTTAAAGAGATAAAGAGGCTAAAGAGCGACTATCTGCAAGATCACGATGAAGAAATTTTGCACAACCTGCGAGTAAATTTAAGAAAAGTTAGGTCGCTACTTAAAATTTTTAACGGAGTTTTTGATGAGAAAGTGACGCTTTTTTTTGGAGAGAATTTTAAAATTTTGGCAAATTCAACCAATAAAAAGCGAGACTTAGACATATTTTTAGGCTTTTTAAGCGAACAAAAGCATGCAAATGAGCTAATTTACTTTGTGCAAAAGGCTCTAAATTTAGAGTATGAAAACGTTAAAAGCTACCTGAGTGACGAGGAAAACTACGCATTTTTAAAAGAGTGGGAGATATTTTTAAACGAGGGCGAGTTTTATAGATCAAAGCTCTTTGACGTGAGCCTTTCACGCCTTGGCTCGTTTAAGCTAAGAACGCTTCTAGTTTTGGCTCAAAAGAGGCTAAAAAGCCTAGATCAAGACTGCCCAAATGAGAGCTTTCACAAGATCAGGATCGAGCTTAAAAAGGTGAGATATACCTACGAGTTTTTGAGTGAGATTTTTTATTTTGACGGGCTTAAAAAGTATGAAGAGCGGCTAAAAGATATGCAAGAGATCTTTGGTGCGCTTCAAGACTATGACGTTTGGCTTGGCATCTTAGAGCGTTTGCCAGAGGCTGCTGGCAAAGAAAAACTTGAGAGCAAAATCTACAAACAAATTTACAAAACTAGAGAAGAGATACTAAAAAAACGGCTTAAATTTATAAAAGCAACTCGCAAGATCTCGCGAAATTTAAAAATTTACTACATATAA
- a CDS encoding class I SAM-dependent methyltransferase — protein MNKAKKAYDEIPYFSAAFSDCSPVRIEAVAKFLGLKAANLKDARVLELGSSYGGNILPFAASHKEAKVVGIDISSHQVEEGNKIAKKMNLKNFTLLERDFLHMNEHDIKELGEFDYIIAHGVYSWVSPNVRDALLATIKALLSKDGIAYVSYNTYPGWKSLDILRDFMLFASANRGDKDSLPHVKEELNFLQDYLKFSLQNQSDVVYKDSMKLLLTQLNFLQGIIAKGSDYYILHDFLEASNEPTYFHKFAKHIDKHGLCYVIDASLNDIFASSTGIYRFDAHIEQSYNTRIKKEQLNDFLFDRSFRKSLIAHKERLNGADDFDAVLGESELNSLNFAYFSEQPRTKTQEILSKAYPQSLNLDEVKDALGENESEAFMGLLEILNDQNTKISSSKLIALDYEPKKTRLKPRAAAYLGYFLNTSSPVISLANELNGKLSLSVEEIKAALKFDGKASFKEIEKSVNLSEDELKELAFKLSEAYFFEEI, from the coding sequence ATGAATAAGGCAAAAAAAGCTTACGATGAAATTCCTTATTTCTCAGCCGCATTTAGCGACTGCTCGCCTGTTAGGATAGAGGCGGTTGCTAAATTTTTAGGCCTAAAGGCGGCAAATTTAAAAGATGCCAGAGTGCTGGAGCTTGGCTCATCATATGGTGGCAACATCTTGCCATTTGCAGCTTCTCACAAAGAGGCAAAGGTCGTTGGCATCGACATCTCAAGCCACCAAGTAGAAGAGGGCAACAAGATCGCAAAGAAGATGAATTTAAAAAATTTCACTCTTCTTGAGCGCGACTTTTTGCACATGAATGAGCACGATATCAAAGAGCTTGGCGAGTTTGACTACATCATCGCCCACGGCGTTTATAGCTGGGTGAGCCCAAACGTAAGAGATGCGCTGCTAGCTACGATAAAGGCGCTACTTAGCAAAGATGGCATCGCCTACGTCTCTTATAACACCTACCCAGGCTGGAAGAGCCTTGATATCTTAAGAGACTTCATGCTTTTTGCGAGCGCAAATAGGGGCGATAAAGACTCACTTCCTCACGTCAAAGAAGAGTTAAATTTCTTGCAGGATTATTTGAAATTTAGCCTGCAAAACCAAAGCGACGTCGTCTATAAAGATAGCATGAAGCTACTTTTAACGCAGCTAAATTTCTTGCAAGGCATCATCGCAAAGGGCAGCGACTACTACATCTTGCACGACTTTTTGGAGGCGAGTAATGAGCCAACTTACTTTCATAAATTTGCCAAACACATCGACAAACACGGGCTTTGCTACGTCATAGACGCCTCGCTAAACGATATCTTTGCAAGCTCGACCGGGATTTACCGCTTTGATGCGCACATCGAGCAAAGCTACAACACTCGCATCAAAAAAGAGCAGCTAAACGACTTTTTGTTTGATAGATCGTTTAGAAAAAGCCTCATCGCTCACAAAGAAAGGCTAAATGGCGCTGATGACTTTGACGCGGTGCTTGGAGAGAGCGAGCTAAATAGCCTAAATTTTGCCTACTTTAGCGAACAGCCAAGGACAAAAACGCAAGAAATTTTAAGCAAAGCTTATCCGCAAAGCCTAAATTTAGACGAGGTCAAAGACGCTCTTGGCGAAAACGAGAGCGAAGCATTTATGGGGCTACTTGAAATTTTAAATGATCAAAATACTAAAATTTCATCATCAAAGCTTATTGCGCTTGATTATGAGCCTAAAAAAACTAGGCTAAAGCCTAGAGCAGCAGCGTATCTGGGGTATTTTCTAAATACCAGCTCACCAGTCATATCTTTGGCAAACGAGCTAAATGGCAAGCTTAGCTTAAGCGTTGAAGAGATCAAAGCCGCCTTGAAATTTGACGGCAAGGCCAGCTTTAAAGAGATCGAAAAGAGCGTAAATTTAAGTGAAGATGAGCTAAAAGAGCTTGCTTTTAAACTAAGCGAAGCCTACTTTTTTGAAGAAATTTAA